A window of the Oncorhynchus mykiss isolate Arlee chromosome 15, USDA_OmykA_1.1, whole genome shotgun sequence genome harbors these coding sequences:
- the LOC110490190 gene encoding phosphate carrier protein, mitochondrial isoform X2 — protein sequence MYPTTLTQLSRANPFNAPLFSLQETEEPKQSRNLAAAAIAEGDSCEFGSRKYLLLCGFGGIISCGTTHAALVPLDLVKCRMQVDPDKYKSIGKGFSLTLKEDGARGLAKGWAPTFIGYSMQGLCKFGFYEMFKIFYSDMLGEENTYLWRTSLYLAASASAEFFADIALAPMEACKVRIQTCPGYANNLRQCAPKMFAEEGVWAFYKGVVPLWMRQIPYTMMKFACFERTVELLYKHVVPKPRAECTKGEQLIVTFTAGYIAGVFCAIVSHPADSVVSVLNKESGSTAAQVLKKLGPKGVWKGLVARIIMIGTLTALQWFIYDSVKVYFRLPRPPPPEMPESLKKKLGLTE from the exons ATGTATCCGACCACACTAACACAGTTGTCCCGGGCTAATCCCTTCAACGCCCCGCTCTTCTCCCTCCAAGAAACCGAGGAGCCCAAACAGAGCCGCAACCTCGCTGCCGCAGCAATCGCTG AGGGAGACAGCTGTGAGTTCGGCTCACGGAAGTATTTACTCCTCTGTGGGTTTGGTGGCATCATCAGCTGTGGCACCACACATGCTGCCCTAGTGCCCCTCGATCTGGTCAAATGCAGAATGCAG GTGGACCCTGACAAGTACAAGAGCATTGGCAAAGGCTTCTCCCTCACACTGAAGGAGGATGGAGCCCGAGGGCTGGCTAAGGGCTGGGCCCCTACATTCATTGGCTACTCCATGCAGGGTCTCTGCAAGTTTGGCTTCTATGAGATGTTCAAGATTTTCTACAGCGACATGCTTGGAGAG GAGAACACCTACCTGTGGAGGACATCCCTGTACCTGGCTGCGTCTGCCAGTGCAGAGTTCTTCGCTGATATTGCCCTGGCCCCCATGGAGGCGTGTAAAGTGCGTATCCAGACCTGCCCCGGCTACGCCAACAACCTCAGACAGTGTGCTCCCAAGATGTTCGCAGAGGAGGGAGTATGGGC GTTCTACAAGGGTGTGGTTCCCCTGTGGATGAGGCAGATCCCCTACACCATGATGAAGTTTGCCTGCTTTGAGAGGACCGTGGAGCTGCTCTACAAACATGTGGTGCCCAAACCCCGCGCTGAGTGCACAAAGGGCGAACAGCTGATCGTCACCTTCACTGCCGGCTACATCG CTGGTGTGTTCTGTGCCATCGTGTCCCACCCAGCGGACTCAGTGGTGTCTGTACTGAACAAGGAGAGTGGCAGCACTGCTGCCCAAGTGCTCAAGAAGCTCGGACCTAAAG GTGTGTGGAAGGGCCTGGTTGCCCGTATCATCATGATCGGTACCCTGACGGCCCTGCAGTGGTTCATCTATGACTCCGTGAAGGTCTACTTCCGCCTGCCCCGTCCCCCTCCCCCCGAGATGCCAGAGTCCCTCAAGAAGAAGCTGGGGCTCACTGAGTAA
- the LOC110490190 gene encoding phosphate carrier protein, mitochondrial isoform X1 — MYPTTLTQLSRANPFNAPLFSLQETEEPKQSRNLAAAAIADSADVSCEFGSTKYYALCGFGGILSCGLTHTAVVPLDLVKCRIQVDPDKYKSIGKGFSLTLKEDGARGLAKGWAPTFIGYSMQGLCKFGFYEMFKIFYSDMLGEENTYLWRTSLYLAASASAEFFADIALAPMEACKVRIQTCPGYANNLRQCAPKMFAEEGVWAFYKGVVPLWMRQIPYTMMKFACFERTVELLYKHVVPKPRAECTKGEQLIVTFTAGYIAGVFCAIVSHPADSVVSVLNKESGSTAAQVLKKLGPKGVWKGLVARIIMIGTLTALQWFIYDSVKVYFRLPRPPPPEMPESLKKKLGLTE; from the exons ATGTATCCGACCACACTAACACAGTTGTCCCGGGCTAATCCCTTCAACGCCCCGCTCTTCTCCCTCCAAGAAACCGAGGAGCCCAAACAGAGCCGCAACCTCGCTGCCGCAGCAATCGCTG ACTCTGCAGATGTGAGCTGTGAATTTGGCTCAACAAAGTATTATGCCCTGTGTGGCTTTGGGGGTATCCTGAGCTGcggcctcacacacacagctgttgtaCCCCTCGACCTTGTCAAGTGCCGCATCCAG GTGGACCCTGACAAGTACAAGAGCATTGGCAAAGGCTTCTCCCTCACACTGAAGGAGGATGGAGCCCGAGGGCTGGCTAAGGGCTGGGCCCCTACATTCATTGGCTACTCCATGCAGGGTCTCTGCAAGTTTGGCTTCTATGAGATGTTCAAGATTTTCTACAGCGACATGCTTGGAGAG GAGAACACCTACCTGTGGAGGACATCCCTGTACCTGGCTGCGTCTGCCAGTGCAGAGTTCTTCGCTGATATTGCCCTGGCCCCCATGGAGGCGTGTAAAGTGCGTATCCAGACCTGCCCCGGCTACGCCAACAACCTCAGACAGTGTGCTCCCAAGATGTTCGCAGAGGAGGGAGTATGGGC GTTCTACAAGGGTGTGGTTCCCCTGTGGATGAGGCAGATCCCCTACACCATGATGAAGTTTGCCTGCTTTGAGAGGACCGTGGAGCTGCTCTACAAACATGTGGTGCCCAAACCCCGCGCTGAGTGCACAAAGGGCGAACAGCTGATCGTCACCTTCACTGCCGGCTACATCG CTGGTGTGTTCTGTGCCATCGTGTCCCACCCAGCGGACTCAGTGGTGTCTGTACTGAACAAGGAGAGTGGCAGCACTGCTGCCCAAGTGCTCAAGAAGCTCGGACCTAAAG GTGTGTGGAAGGGCCTGGTTGCCCGTATCATCATGATCGGTACCCTGACGGCCCTGCAGTGGTTCATCTATGACTCCGTGAAGGTCTACTTCCGCCTGCCCCGTCCCCCTCCCCCCGAGATGCCAGAGTCCCTCAAGAAGAAGCTGGGGCTCACTGAGTAA